From a region of the Flavobacterium sediminilitoris genome:
- a CDS encoding L-threonylcarbamoyladenylate synthase, with amino-acid sequence MAEFIKIYEDKPSEAAIKKVVNVLRNGGLIIYPTDTVYGLGCDITNTKALERIAKIKGIKLEKANFSFICSDLSNISDYIKQIDTSTFKILKRALPGPYTFILPGNNDLPKEFRKKKTVGIRVPNNNIALQIVQMLGNPIVSTSIHDEDEVIEYSTDPELIFEKWQNKVDLVIDGGYGDNIASTIIDLSGYEPEVIREGKGSLDIL; translated from the coding sequence ATGGCAGAATTCATAAAAATATACGAAGACAAACCAAGTGAAGCAGCTATTAAAAAAGTAGTAAATGTTTTACGTAATGGGGGTTTAATTATTTATCCAACTGATACAGTTTATGGTCTTGGGTGCGATATTACAAACACAAAGGCGTTAGAACGCATTGCAAAAATTAAAGGAATTAAACTTGAAAAGGCTAATTTTTCTTTTATATGTAGTGATTTAAGTAATATATCAGATTATATAAAACAAATTGATACGTCAACGTTTAAAATATTAAAACGCGCTTTACCAGGACCTTATACTTTTATTTTACCTGGAAATAATGATTTACCAAAAGAATTTAGAAAAAAGAAAACAGTAGGTATTCGTGTTCCAAATAATAATATTGCATTACAAATAGTTCAAATGTTAGGAAACCCCATTGTTTCTACATCTATTCATGATGAAGATGAAGTTATAGAATATTCTACAGATCCAGAATTAATCTTTGAAAAATGGCAAAATAAAGTAGATTTAGTTATTGATGGTGGTTATGGCGATAATATTGCATCAACGATAATTGATTTATCAGGTTATGAACCAGAGGTAATAAGAGAAGGAAAAGGAAGTTTAGATATTCTTTAA
- a CDS encoding carboxypeptidase-like regulatory domain-containing protein has protein sequence MKIFLFFFILFNSPIIAQIVVEGKVTDEDNMPIYGASVYVNGTTIGTMTDSKGDFILHIPSELNTEIITSYIGYKTTYSVIQKNSFKLNIVLKQNVTELKEVVLSQNKFSRKQMLDIFRKNFLGTTKAGKNAIITNEDEIYFDYNNDNFVLTAFSDKPLLIDNPYLGYKIEYTLLEFSTTFYKSSININDAISSSFGGYSVFKETELSSKISKRREKAYKGSFLHLFRNLAQEKWSKDEFLLFEGSFMVNSKEHFKIEKDSSKNMSEVFVEKQDRLLRKKGFIAEFSILYDQKEQSKIFFYTSKFSIDIFGLFTDYDKIYFSGDITKRKVGDLLPSNYGL, from the coding sequence ATGAAGATATTTTTATTTTTTTTTATTCTTTTTAATAGTCCAATTATCGCACAAATAGTTGTTGAAGGAAAAGTTACAGACGAAGATAATATGCCAATATATGGTGCTTCTGTGTATGTAAATGGAACAACTATAGGAACTATGACCGATTCAAAAGGTGATTTTATATTGCATATTCCTAGTGAATTAAATACAGAAATAATTACCAGTTATATTGGGTATAAAACAACTTATTCAGTAATTCAAAAAAATAGTTTTAAATTAAATATTGTTCTAAAACAAAATGTTACTGAGTTAAAAGAGGTTGTATTGAGTCAAAATAAATTTTCGAGAAAACAAATGCTCGATATTTTTAGAAAGAACTTTTTAGGTACTACAAAAGCAGGTAAAAATGCTATAATTACAAATGAAGATGAAATTTATTTTGATTATAATAATGATAATTTTGTATTAACTGCATTTTCAGACAAACCATTACTTATTGATAATCCATATTTAGGATATAAAATTGAATATACACTTTTAGAATTTAGTACTACATTTTATAAATCAAGTATAAATATAAATGATGCAATAAGCAGTTCATTTGGAGGGTATTCGGTTTTTAAAGAAACAGAATTATCTAGTAAAATATCAAAGAGAAGAGAGAAAGCATATAAAGGTTCTTTTTTACATTTGTTTAGAAATTTAGCTCAAGAAAAATGGTCAAAAGATGAATTTTTATTATTTGAAGGTTCTTTTATGGTAAATTCTAAAGAGCATTTTAAAATAGAAAAAGATAGTAGTAAAAACATGAGTGAAGTTTTTGTGGAAAAACAAGACAGATTATTGCGTAAAAAAGGATTTATTGCTGAATTTAGTATTTTATATGATCAAAAAGAACAATCGAAAATATTTTTTTATACGTCTAAATTTTCTATCGATATATTTGGATTATTTACAGACTATGATAAAATTTATTTTTCTGGAGATATTACTAAAAGAAAAGTAGGCGATTTATTACCATCAAATTATGGTTTATAA
- a CDS encoding chalcone isomerase family protein, whose product MKKTLLLTALFISSILFSQSHVEIDGIKIEKSIKVKDGNDKTKLSLNGYGIRDKMWINLYVQALYLEKKTDNADEILNSKNTIATRLYITSTLVTRQKLIKAIEEGMEKSYKGDLDPLRDRLNKFMSFFENELKAEGYVEFVYSQNDEKTYVFLNDDIIGEIEGLDFRKALFGIWLEERAVDKTLKRRLLGK is encoded by the coding sequence ATGAAAAAAACACTTTTACTAACTGCACTATTTATTTCTTCAATACTTTTTTCACAGTCACATGTTGAAATAGACGGAATTAAAATTGAAAAATCAATTAAAGTTAAAGACGGAAATGACAAAACAAAATTGTCATTGAATGGATACGGAATTAGAGATAAAATGTGGATTAATTTATATGTACAAGCTCTTTACTTAGAAAAAAAGACTGATAATGCAGATGAAATTTTAAACTCTAAAAATACCATTGCAACTCGTTTATACATTACTTCAACTTTAGTTACTAGACAAAAACTAATAAAAGCGATTGAAGAAGGAATGGAAAAATCATATAAAGGTGATTTAGATCCTTTAAGAGATCGATTAAACAAGTTTATGTCCTTTTTTGAAAATGAATTAAAAGCTGAAGGATATGTAGAATTTGTCTATTCTCAGAATGATGAAAAAACCTATGTTTTTCTTAACGATGATATAATAGGAGAAATTGAAGGTTTAGACTTTAGAAAAGCATTATTTGGAATTTGGCTTGAAGAAAGAGCTGTAGATAAAACTTTAAAAAGAAGGCTTCTAGGAAAATAA
- a CDS encoding OmpA/MotB family protein — MKKIVLSLSVLALLMTSCVSKKKFTELEAKNKEIQDLLNSATVKLNNCLTEKSAITSQLEYLKKNNSDLINSSKELTVLTTKGAENLEKSLESLKEKDLKISRLQDALTKKDSVTLALVTSLKKEVGLNDPDININVEKGVVFISIADNLLFKSGSYEVSNGAKDVLAKVAKVINSKPDFECMVEGHTDNVPIKNNVLLDNWDLSVKRATSIVRVLQNQLGVDPKQLIPAGRSSYIPLVENDTPANRAKNRRTKIIILPKIDQFYDMIEKEMKTLSEKK, encoded by the coding sequence ATGAAAAAAATCGTTCTGTCATTATCCGTGTTGGCTTTATTGATGACGTCTTGTGTTTCTAAAAAGAAATTCACTGAGTTGGAAGCGAAAAATAAAGAAATACAAGATTTACTAAATTCAGCAACTGTTAAATTAAATAATTGTTTAACCGAAAAATCAGCAATAACAAGTCAATTAGAATATCTTAAAAAGAATAATTCTGATTTAATAAATAGCTCAAAAGAACTAACTGTTTTAACTACTAAAGGAGCTGAGAATTTAGAAAAATCTTTAGAGAGTTTAAAAGAAAAGGATCTGAAAATTTCAAGATTACAAGATGCTTTAACTAAAAAAGATAGTGTAACACTTGCTTTAGTTACTAGCTTGAAAAAAGAAGTTGGTTTAAATGATCCAGATATTAATATAAACGTTGAAAAAGGAGTAGTATTTATTTCTATTGCTGATAATTTATTATTCAAATCGGGAAGTTATGAAGTAAGTAATGGAGCAAAAGATGTTTTAGCTAAAGTGGCTAAAGTTATCAATAGCAAACCTGATTTTGAATGTATGGTAGAAGGACATACTGATAATGTGCCAATTAAAAACAATGTACTATTAGACAATTGGGATTTATCTGTTAAAAGAGCTACTTCAATAGTAAGAGTATTACAAAACCAATTAGGAGTTGATCCAAAACAATTAATTCCAGCAGGTAGAAGTTCATATATTCCATTAGTAGAAAATGATACACCAGCAAATAGAGCAAAAAATAGAAGAACAAAAATTATCATTTTACCTAAAATTGATCAATTCTATGATATGATTGAAAAGGAAATGAAAACATTAAGTGAAAAGAAATAA
- a CDS encoding glycosyltransferase family 2 protein, with protein MKKIAVVILNWNGVSLLKQFLPSVIQYSDEASIYVIDNNSTDDSINTLKEGFPSVNIIENSGNFGFAKGYNEGLKTIKEPYLALVNSDIEVTENWLQPIIDIFDAEPKTAIIQPKILDFKNKTHFEYAGAAGGFIDKYGFPFCRGRIFETLEKDNNQYNDVINIFWASGACFFIKSDIYKELNGFDEDFFAHQEEIDLCWRALNNNHIIKYCGLSTVYHVGGATLSIQNPKKTYLNFRNSLCMLTKNLPKNKLFIILFIRLILDGIAGIRFLLQGKFTHVLAIIKAHFSFYRMLPKYIKKRRSIKNKEYYITNSIIYQYFILKKHFFKEIFNNN; from the coding sequence TTGAAAAAAATAGCTGTTGTCATACTAAATTGGAATGGAGTTTCATTATTAAAACAATTCCTTCCATCAGTAATTCAATATTCAGATGAAGCTTCAATATATGTTATTGATAATAATTCAACTGATGATTCGATAAATACTTTAAAAGAAGGTTTTCCTTCTGTTAACATAATAGAAAATTCAGGCAATTTTGGATTTGCAAAAGGATATAATGAAGGTTTAAAGACAATAAAAGAGCCTTATCTTGCGTTAGTAAATAGTGACATTGAAGTTACTGAAAACTGGTTACAACCTATAATTGATATTTTTGATGCTGAACCGAAGACTGCTATAATTCAACCAAAAATCTTAGATTTTAAAAATAAAACCCATTTTGAATACGCTGGAGCTGCTGGTGGTTTTATTGATAAATATGGTTTTCCTTTTTGTAGAGGACGAATTTTTGAAACCTTAGAGAAAGATAATAATCAATATAATGATGTTATAAATATTTTTTGGGCTTCAGGTGCTTGTTTCTTTATTAAAAGTGACATTTATAAAGAACTAAATGGTTTTGATGAAGACTTCTTTGCACATCAGGAAGAAATTGATTTATGTTGGAGAGCTTTAAATAATAATCATATTATCAAATATTGCGGTTTATCAACTGTTTATCATGTAGGTGGAGCCACATTAAGCATCCAAAATCCTAAAAAAACATATTTAAATTTTAGAAATTCATTATGTATGCTAACAAAAAATTTGCCTAAAAATAAGTTATTCATTATCTTGTTCATAAGACTAATTCTTGATGGAATTGCAGGAATACGTTTTTTATTACAAGGAAAGTTTACTCACGTTTTAGCAATAATAAAAGCACACTTCTCTTTCTATAGAATGCTTCCTAAATATATTAAAAAGAGAAGATCAATAAAGAATAAAGAATATTATATAACGAACTCAATTATATATCAATACTTTATTTTAAAGAAGCATTTCTTTAAAGAAATTTTTAATAATAATTAA
- a CDS encoding type I restriction enzyme HsdR N-terminal domain-containing protein: MQKLNFPTYSFRFKNSENKPYIFDEIRKKFIVLTPEEWVRQHTIQYLIQEKKYPKSYINVEKLVKVNDINKRYDIVVFNSSGSINLLIECKAPEVTIKQQTFDQIAQYNLVLKAEYLMVTNGLNHYFCIMDFKNEKYTFLKELPDFKKTEKN, from the coding sequence ATGCAAAAATTGAATTTTCCAACGTATTCGTTTCGGTTCAAAAATAGTGAAAATAAACCCTATATTTTTGATGAAATAAGAAAAAAATTTATTGTTCTTACTCCAGAAGAATGGGTTCGTCAACACACTATTCAATATTTAATTCAAGAAAAGAAATATCCTAAATCTTATATAAACGTTGAAAAATTAGTTAAAGTAAATGATATAAATAAGCGCTATGATATTGTTGTTTTTAATTCTAGTGGCAGCATTAATCTTTTAATAGAATGCAAAGCACCAGAAGTGACCATAAAACAGCAAACATTTGATCAAATTGCACAATATAATTTAGTATTAAAAGCAGAGTATTTAATGGTTACTAACGGACTTAATCACTACTTTTGTATAATGGATTTTAAAAATGAAAAATATACTTTTTTAAAAGAATTACCCGATTTTAAAAAAACTGAAAAAAATTGA